The following is a genomic window from Bordetella sp. H567.
CTGCTGGCGGCGCTGGCGGCAGCCGCCGCGCTGGGCATGGCCTTGGCGCGGCGCCGCGCATCCTGGCGCGCCGCGATGCGCGACCTGCTGCGCGGCGATACGGACATACGGTGGCGGCCCATGTTCATCACCCTGTGCGGGCTGTGCGCCGCCGCCGGCATCCTGGCCGGGCTGGCCACCGGCTATCACCCCTTGGGTACGGACCGCACGGGCAATGACGTGCTGTGGCAAGCCATCAAGAGCGTGCGCACCGCCCTGGTCATCGGCAGCCTGACCACGCTGGCCATGCTGCCCCCGGCCCTGGGCTTCGGCATCGCCGCGGGCTACTTCAAGGGCAAGGTCGACGACGCCATCACCTACCTGTACACCACGCTGACGTCCATTCCCGGCGTGCTGCTGGTGGCGGCCTGCGTGCTGATGATGCAGGTCTATATCGACAACAACGCTGCCCGCTTCCCGACCTCGGCCGAGCGTGCGGACCTGCGTCTTTTCCTGCTGTGCCTGATCCTGGGACTGACCGGCTGGGCGGGATTGTGCCGGCTGGTGCGGGCCGAGGTGCTGAAGCTGCGCGAACTGGAGTACGTGCAGGCCGCGCGCGCCTTCGGCGTATCGAAGTGGGGCATCATGCGGCGCCACCTGGTGCCCAATGTGATGCATATCGTGCTGATCACCGTGGTGCTGGAGTTTTCTTCCCTGGTGCTGTACGAAGCGGTGCTTTCCTATCTGGGGATAGGGGTGGACCCCAGCATGAATTCCTATGGCTCGATGATCAATGCCGCCCGCCTGGAAATGTCGATGGACCCGATGATCTGGTGGAACCTGGGCGCCGCCTTCGTTTTCATGCTGGCGCTGGTGCTGTCCGCCAATCTGTTCGCCGACGGCGTGCGCGCCGCCTTCGACCCGCGCGCGCGCAAGTTCCGGGCGCGCCGCCTCCCCGTGCTGGCGCCGCCGCCCACGGGCGGGCTGTTCGCCATATCGCCGCTGGGCGCCGAGGCGCGCGAAGTCACGCGCCAGCGCGGAGAAAGGCAATGAGCGGGACCGGCAACGTGCTGCGGGTGGAAGACCTGCGCGTGGAGATCGCCGGCGAACGCGGCGTCGCGGTCGCGGTCAAGCGGCTGGCGCTGGCGATTTCGCGAGGGGAAACCTTCGCCCTGGTGGGCGAGTCCGGCAGCGGCAAGAGCGTCACCGCGCTGGCGCTGCTGCGCCTGCTGCCGGACGCCGGCCGCATCGTCGCGGGCCAGGTAGACCTGGCGGGCGAAGATCTGAACCGGCTGCCCGAAAGCGCCATGCGGCGCGTGCGCGGCGGCCGTATCGGCATCATCTTCCAGGAACCGTCCACCAGCCTGAACCCGGTGATGCGCGTGGGCGAGCAGATCGTGGAAACCTTGCGGGTGCACACCCCTTTGCGTGGCGAAGCGGCGCGCGCGCGCGCCATCGACTGGCTGCGGCGGGTCGGCATTCCCGAGCCCGAGCGGCGCATCGACGACTATCCCATGCAGTTCTCCGGTGGCCAGAAACAGCGCGTGATGATCGCCATCGCGCTGGCGGCCGAGCCGATGCTGCTGATCGCCGACGAGCCGACCACCGCGCTGGACGTCACCGTCCAGGCTCAGGTGCTGGAGCTGCTGGCGAGCATCCAGCGCGACATGGGCATGGCCATGCTGCTGATCACCCATGACCTGGCGGTGGTGCGCAATGTGGCGCAGCATGTCGCCCTGATGCGGGCCGGCGAGATTGTCGAGTGCGCGCCGGCCGAACAGTTCTTCACCGCGCCGCGCCATCCCTATGCGCGCCAGCTGTTCGATGCGATCCCGGCCTTCGCCAAGCGCGGCCGCCCGCTGTCGGGCGGATCGGCCGCGGGCGCCGCCGCCGTCCATCCTTCCAATGGCGAGGAGGGCCCCGTGGTGCTGGACGTCCGCGACCTGGCGGTCCATTACGCCATTCGCAAGGGGCCCCTGCGCCGGATCAAGTCCTGGGTCAAGGCCGTGGACGGGCTGAGCTTCAGCTTGCGCGCCGGCGAAACGCTGGCCTTGCTGGGCGAGTCCGGTTGCGGCAAGACAACCACCGGCAAGGCGCTGCTGCGCCTGATCGAAGGCGCGCGCATCGGCGGGCACGCGATGCTGGACGGCACCGACCTGATGCAGGCGCGGGGCCGCGCCCTGGCGCGGCTGCGGGAGAGCATCCAGATCGTTTTCCAGGATCCCTTCGCGTCGCTCAATCCGCGCATGCGCGTGGGCGATATCCTGCTGGAAGGCGTGCTCGCGTTGCGGCGCGACCTGTCCCGGCAGGCCTGCACCGACCGGGTCGGGCGGCTACTGGCACGGGTGGGTTTGCCGGAGGACACCGCGGCACGCTACCCGCATGAGTTTTCCGGCGGCCAGCGCCAACGCATCGCGATTGCCCGCGCGCTGGCGGTAGAGCCCAAGGTGCTCATCTGCGACGAGCCGACGTCCGCGCTGGATGTCTCCATCCAGGCACAAATCCTGGATCTGCTGCGCGACCTGCAGCGCGAGCTGGGCATTGCCTATTTGTTCATTACGCACAACTTCAGCGTGGTCGAATACCTGGCCGACCGCATCGCGGTCATGCACGGAGGCCGTATCGTGGAACTGGACGACACCGCGACCGTGCTGCGGGCGCCTCGGCACGAGGTGACGCGGCGCCTGCTGGCCGCGGTGCCACGGCTGGATTTCGGCGCCAGCGAGCTGCCGGGGGACGGACGGCCCCCCCTTCCGGCGGAAACGCTGTAGCATTGAACATTGCCTGTTGCGCGTGCGCGACATCGCGCCGCGCGGCCGCGGCATCCTGGCGTACTATTCGGCGACTTCGTCCTGGTCCGGATGGCCAGCGGGAAACGCGGCCGGGCTTGTATCGGCGGCGGCTGCCGCCATATTCCCCTCTATGAAAGTATTCGACCTGCAATGCGACGAGCAGGGCCATCTCTTCGAAGGCTGGTTCGCTTCGCATGAAAACTACGACGAACAGCAGGCGCGCGGCCTGGTGTCATGCCCCATGTGCGGCGCGAACAAGGTGTCCAAGCGCCTGTCCGCGCCCCATTTGAACGTGTCCCACCTGAAGGCGCCGGAAACGCCGCCGCAGGCCGCAACCGCCGCTTCC
Proteins encoded in this region:
- a CDS encoding ABC transporter permease produces the protein MPLIVLLWTDVALYLIVAAVLAYAWHVRRTSTLRATWLRVAQDAPAMCAAVVLAVFAVIGLLDSVHYRPRLPPLPGAPAHAPVAYAPSARSLLDAMLADTVLTRPEKTYSAPLAVRQFTKETMLVDGHPTRDFPRLRAGGAHLADPDAQRWPDAAWRAAAGLGGGLLAALAAAAALGMALARRRASWRAAMRDLLRGDTDIRWRPMFITLCGLCAAAGILAGLATGYHPLGTDRTGNDVLWQAIKSVRTALVIGSLTTLAMLPPALGFGIAAGYFKGKVDDAITYLYTTLTSIPGVLLVAACVLMMQVYIDNNAARFPTSAERADLRLFLLCLILGLTGWAGLCRLVRAEVLKLRELEYVQAARAFGVSKWGIMRRHLVPNVMHIVLITVVLEFSSLVLYEAVLSYLGIGVDPSMNSYGSMINAARLEMSMDPMIWWNLGAAFVFMLALVLSANLFADGVRAAFDPRARKFRARRLPVLAPPPTGGLFAISPLGAEAREVTRQRGERQ
- a CDS encoding ABC transporter ATP-binding protein, producing the protein MSGTGNVLRVEDLRVEIAGERGVAVAVKRLALAISRGETFALVGESGSGKSVTALALLRLLPDAGRIVAGQVDLAGEDLNRLPESAMRRVRGGRIGIIFQEPSTSLNPVMRVGEQIVETLRVHTPLRGEAARARAIDWLRRVGIPEPERRIDDYPMQFSGGQKQRVMIAIALAAEPMLLIADEPTTALDVTVQAQVLELLASIQRDMGMAMLLITHDLAVVRNVAQHVALMRAGEIVECAPAEQFFTAPRHPYARQLFDAIPAFAKRGRPLSGGSAAGAAAVHPSNGEEGPVVLDVRDLAVHYAIRKGPLRRIKSWVKAVDGLSFSLRAGETLALLGESGCGKTTTGKALLRLIEGARIGGHAMLDGTDLMQARGRALARLRESIQIVFQDPFASLNPRMRVGDILLEGVLALRRDLSRQACTDRVGRLLARVGLPEDTAARYPHEFSGGQRQRIAIARALAVEPKVLICDEPTSALDVSIQAQILDLLRDLQRELGIAYLFITHNFSVVEYLADRIAVMHGGRIVELDDTATVLRAPRHEVTRRLLAAVPRLDFGASELPGDGRPPLPAETL